In the Apteryx mantelli isolate bAptMan1 chromosome 1, bAptMan1.hap1, whole genome shotgun sequence genome, one interval contains:
- the RTCB gene encoding RNA-splicing ligase RtcB homolog isoform X1, producing MSRSYNDELQYLDKLDKNCWRIKKGFVPNMHVEGVFYVNDPLEKLMFEELRNACRGGGAGGFLPAMKQIGNVAALPGIVHRSIGLPDVHSGYGFAIGNMAAFDMNDPEAVVSPGGVGFDINCGVRLLRTNLDESDVQPVKEQLAQAMFDHIPVGVGSKGVIPMNAKDLEEALEMGVDWSLREGYAWAEDKEHCEEYGRMLQADPNKVSSRAKKRGLPQLGTLGAGNHYAEIQVVDDIYNEYAARKMGIDHKGQVCVMIHSGSRGLGHQVATDALVAMEKAMKRDKIIVNDRQLACARIASAEGQDYLKGMAAAGNYAWVNRSSMTFLTRQAFAKVFNTTPDDLDMHVIYDVSHNIAKVEQHVVDGKERTLLVHRKGSTRAFPPHHPLIAVDYQLTGQPVLIGGTMGTCSYVLTGTEQGMTETFGTTCHGAGRALSRAKSRRNLDFQDVLDKLADMGIAIRVASPKLVMEEAPESYKNVTDVVNTCHAAGISKKAIKLRPIAVIKG from the exons ATGAGCCGCAGCTACAACGATGAGCTGCAGTACCTGGACAAGCTCGACAAGAACTGCTGGCGGATCAAGAAGGGCTTCGTGCCGAACATGCac GTGGAGGGCGTCTTCTACGTGAACGACCCGCTGGAGAAGCTGATGTTCGAGGAGCTGCGCAACGCCTGCCGCGGCGGAG gtgcaggTGGCTTTTTGCCTGCTATGAAACAGATTGGGAATGTGGCTGCATTACCTGGCATTGTTCAC AGATCAATAGGCCTTCCAGATGTCCATTCAGGCTATGGGTTTGCCATTGGCAACATGGCTGCCTTCGATATGAATGATCCTGAAGCAGTAGTGTCACCAG GTGGTGTCGGGTTTGACATCAACTGCGGTGTCCGCTTACTACGTACAAACTTGGACGAAAGTGATGTACAGCCTGTGAAGGAGCAGCTCGCTCAGGCTATGTTTGACCACATTCCTGTTGGTGTGGGCTCCAAGGGTGTCATCCCCATGAATGCCAA GGATTTGGAAGAGGCTCTAGAAATGGGTGTGGACTGGTCTCTCCGGGAAGGCTATGCCTGGGCAGAGGACAAGGAGCACTGCGAGGAATATGGAAGGATGCTGCAGGCTGATCCCAACAAGGTTTCCTcaagagcaaagaagaggggcctCCCTCAG CTGGGGACCTTGGGAGCAGGAAACCATTATGCCGAGATCCAGGTTGTGGATGACATTTACAACGAATATGCTGCCAGGAAAATGGGCATTGACCACAAGGGGCAGGTGTGCGTAATGATCCACAGTGGCAGCAGAGGTTTGGGCCACCAAGTTGCCACAG ATGCATTGGTGGCTATGGAAAAAGCTATGAAACGGGACAAAATCATAGTGAATGATCGCCAGCTGGCGTGTGCCAGAATTGCCTCTGCAGAAGGACAGGATTACCTGAAGGGAATGGCAGCTGCTGGAAACTATGCATGGGTCAACCGCTCTTCTATGACTTTCTTAACAAGACAG GCCTTTGCCAAAGTCTTCAACACAACCCCAGATGACCTTGATATGCATGTTATCTATGATGTATCTCACAACATTGCCAAAGTGGAGCAACATGTAGTGGATGGAAAAGAGCGAACTCTGCTGGTGCACAGGAAGGGATCAACCAGGGCCTTCCCTCCTCACCATCCCCTTATTGCTGTTGATTATCAA CTGACTGGACAGCCTGTTCTGATTGGCGGGACTATGGGCACCTGTAGCTACGTTCTTACTGGCACAGAGCAAGGCATGACTGAGACCTTCGGAACTACTTGTCATGGAGCT GGTCGTGCTCTGTCTCGAGCCAAATCTCGACGTAACTTGGACTTCCAGGATGTATTGGACAAACTGGCTGACATGGGCATTGCCATCCGTGTTGCTTCTCCCAAACTGGTTATGGAAGAA gcacCAGAGTCTTATAAGAATGTGACAGATGTGGTTAACACCTGCCATGCAGCTGGCATCAGCAAGAAAGCCATTAAATTGAGACCTATTGCTGTTATTAAAGGCTAG
- the RTCB gene encoding RNA-splicing ligase RtcB homolog isoform X2, giving the protein MAAFDMNDPEAVVSPGGVGFDINCGVRLLRTNLDESDVQPVKEQLAQAMFDHIPVGVGSKGVIPMNAKDLEEALEMGVDWSLREGYAWAEDKEHCEEYGRMLQADPNKVSSRAKKRGLPQLGTLGAGNHYAEIQVVDDIYNEYAARKMGIDHKGQVCVMIHSGSRGLGHQVATDALVAMEKAMKRDKIIVNDRQLACARIASAEGQDYLKGMAAAGNYAWVNRSSMTFLTRQAFAKVFNTTPDDLDMHVIYDVSHNIAKVEQHVVDGKERTLLVHRKGSTRAFPPHHPLIAVDYQLTGQPVLIGGTMGTCSYVLTGTEQGMTETFGTTCHGAGRALSRAKSRRNLDFQDVLDKLADMGIAIRVASPKLVMEEAPESYKNVTDVVNTCHAAGISKKAIKLRPIAVIKG; this is encoded by the exons ATGGCTGCCTTCGATATGAATGATCCTGAAGCAGTAGTGTCACCAG GTGGTGTCGGGTTTGACATCAACTGCGGTGTCCGCTTACTACGTACAAACTTGGACGAAAGTGATGTACAGCCTGTGAAGGAGCAGCTCGCTCAGGCTATGTTTGACCACATTCCTGTTGGTGTGGGCTCCAAGGGTGTCATCCCCATGAATGCCAA GGATTTGGAAGAGGCTCTAGAAATGGGTGTGGACTGGTCTCTCCGGGAAGGCTATGCCTGGGCAGAGGACAAGGAGCACTGCGAGGAATATGGAAGGATGCTGCAGGCTGATCCCAACAAGGTTTCCTcaagagcaaagaagaggggcctCCCTCAG CTGGGGACCTTGGGAGCAGGAAACCATTATGCCGAGATCCAGGTTGTGGATGACATTTACAACGAATATGCTGCCAGGAAAATGGGCATTGACCACAAGGGGCAGGTGTGCGTAATGATCCACAGTGGCAGCAGAGGTTTGGGCCACCAAGTTGCCACAG ATGCATTGGTGGCTATGGAAAAAGCTATGAAACGGGACAAAATCATAGTGAATGATCGCCAGCTGGCGTGTGCCAGAATTGCCTCTGCAGAAGGACAGGATTACCTGAAGGGAATGGCAGCTGCTGGAAACTATGCATGGGTCAACCGCTCTTCTATGACTTTCTTAACAAGACAG GCCTTTGCCAAAGTCTTCAACACAACCCCAGATGACCTTGATATGCATGTTATCTATGATGTATCTCACAACATTGCCAAAGTGGAGCAACATGTAGTGGATGGAAAAGAGCGAACTCTGCTGGTGCACAGGAAGGGATCAACCAGGGCCTTCCCTCCTCACCATCCCCTTATTGCTGTTGATTATCAA CTGACTGGACAGCCTGTTCTGATTGGCGGGACTATGGGCACCTGTAGCTACGTTCTTACTGGCACAGAGCAAGGCATGACTGAGACCTTCGGAACTACTTGTCATGGAGCT GGTCGTGCTCTGTCTCGAGCCAAATCTCGACGTAACTTGGACTTCCAGGATGTATTGGACAAACTGGCTGACATGGGCATTGCCATCCGTGTTGCTTCTCCCAAACTGGTTATGGAAGAA gcacCAGAGTCTTATAAGAATGTGACAGATGTGGTTAACACCTGCCATGCAGCTGGCATCAGCAAGAAAGCCATTAAATTGAGACCTATTGCTGTTATTAAAGGCTAG
- the LOC106488527 gene encoding BPI fold-containing family C protein-like, with protein MLKICCSLLLLSLLSLQLKANPGLKVRISQKGLEYAKEVGLKILKQNMEKEQFPDLSGYEKFGLGNVKYNISRIRVTALEFPSASISLIPGMGIKLVIGNASLTIDMNWNIRTWMFKNTGRSTVYISKVFVTAIFSTPLDNIGHTLISLTSCQTTSGDVDIKLDGKRGFLHNFFIKYLKKPIHRSLATNSCPNIRSGIQLIDEDLRSLNVLMPIDDLAEIDYSLNSLPAVSRPYIDLDLKGIVYPGGNYTAPPFVAAPFTVPDQSDSMLYLAFSEYFFQTSSFAYYTAGAFNITIAEETCSYFNISTEIFGSIIPEVVQHSVTPYPVMLKLMATKTPIISLQQDSFTLEIQGSMEVFAVLPDSTTQSLFTTNIAANTSIAVNIFDQKLMGSLCLNRLQYSLTHSSVGFFEISLLENILSYILQTEVIPSANAKLSKGFPLPNLANATLTRPHITIAQGYLLISTDVHYKH; from the exons atgctgaagatttGCTGTTCTCTGCTCCTCTTAAGTTTGCTCAGTTTGCAACTCAAAGCTAACCCTGGGCTCAAAGTGAGGATCAGCCAGAAGGGGTTGGAGTATG CCAAGGAGGTTGGGCTCAAGATCCTGAAGCAGAACATGGAGAAGGAGCAATTCCCTGATTTgagtggctatgagaaatttgGGCTTGGTAATGTCAAATACAACATCTCAAG AATAAGAGTCACTGCTCTTGAATTCCCCAGTGCTTCCATCTCTCTCATACCTGGGATGGGGATAAAACTGGTGATTGGAAATGCTTCTTTAACCATTGATATGAACTGGAACATAAGAACCTGGATGTT CAAAAACACTGGAAGAAGCACGGTGTACATTTCAAAGGTATTTGTTACTGCAATCTTTTCCACACCCCTGGATAACATAGGTCATACACTGATATCGCTTACAAGCTGCCAGACGACTTCTGGTGATGTAGACATCAAATTGGATGGAAAACGTGG cTTCCTGCATAACTTCTTTATTAAGTATCTGAAGAAACCCATTCACAGAAGTTTGGCTACTAAT TCATGTCCCAACATCAGATCTGGGATCCAGCTGATAGATGAAGACCTCCGATCACTGAATG TCCTAATGCCGATTGATGATTTGGCTGAAATAGACTACTCTTTAAACAGCTTGCCAGCAGTCTCCCGACCATACATTGACCTGGACTTAAAG GGGATAGTCTACCCAGGTGGAAACTATACTGCCCCCCCCTTTGTGGCAGCACCCTTCACTGTCCCAGACCAAAGTGACTCCATGCTCTACCTTGCCTTCTCTGAGTATTTCTTTCAGACCTCCTCCTTTGCTTACTACACAGCAGGAGCCTTCAACATCACCATTGCAGAAGAG acttgcagttattttaatataAGCACAGAGATATTTGGCAGTATCATCCCTGAG GTAGTCCAGCATTCAGTCACGCCATACCCAGTGATGTTGAAGCTAATGGCTACTAAAACACCTATCATCAGCTTACAACAGGATTCCTTTACGCTAGAGATTCAGGGCTCCATGGAGGTATTTGCTGTTCTGCCAGACTCAACCACCCAATCGTTGTTCACAACGAACATA GCAGCCAATACCAGTATTGCTGTGAATATATTTGACCAGAAGCTAATGGGCTCACTATGTTTGAACAG GCTTCAGTACTCCCTAACCCACTCCAGTGTTGGTTTTTTTGAG ATCTCACTTCTGGAGAACATCCTATCTTATATTTTACAGACTGAAGTAATTCCATCGGCTAATG CTAAACTGTCAAAAGGATTCCCTCTTCCTAATCTGGCTAATGCTACCTTGACAAGACCTCATATTACAATTGCACAG GGTTACCTGTTGATTTCTACTGATGTTCACTACAAACACTAA